The Allofrancisella frigidaquae genome has a segment encoding these proteins:
- a CDS encoding SurA N-terminal domain-containing protein, translating into MKKLLISISFLSIFFYNGYADIASNLFQNSFNSSFGNNNETSTTSSQDSNKKNLVNKTIAIVNNKPITSLELNQEVQKLQASNPQITQFNPDDLAIKRRALQDLISQSVLIQLAEQNNITISEQQLNSAIQEVATKNNMSIDSLKLNLEASGMSFSKYKDKIREQLMVSQLQQQAIAQQVYVSPEEIQKYIKKHQKEFDRQMSPIKTYSLKNLIIALPESKKAKKDKLDLLKKLAMAVNNGDISFSDVVEQFSEAPNASIGGIVSHPLKFDAIPSIYKTRVKKLKQNQVSKPFIVNNTIQMVYIDKIDVQAPLLGKEITKYYVYGIVIKAVGSMTENGAKSSLDRAFVALSSGEDFTKVAEKFNQDYDHADGKFGWVSTLDSPPSLPPAAFAKLQTLKEDEFSDVFQADSKTWMIIKYTKTKKYNAAEELKEQKALEAIFSEKAQQIYKTWLTSMKDDAYIEILESDLQTPELY; encoded by the coding sequence ATAAAAAAACTTCTTATTTCCATAAGCTTTTTATCTATTTTTTTTTATAATGGTTATGCAGATATAGCATCTAATTTGTTCCAAAATTCTTTTAACTCAAGTTTTGGTAACAATAATGAAACAAGTACAACTTCTTCCCAGGACTCTAACAAAAAAAACCTCGTCAACAAAACTATTGCTATAGTAAACAATAAACCCATAACCTCACTTGAACTTAACCAAGAGGTTCAAAAACTCCAAGCTAGCAATCCACAGATAACTCAATTCAACCCAGATGACCTAGCTATAAAAAGACGTGCGCTCCAAGATTTAATATCTCAAAGCGTATTAATTCAACTAGCTGAACAAAATAACATTACAATATCAGAGCAGCAGTTAAATTCTGCCATACAAGAAGTAGCCACTAAGAATAATATGTCCATAGATTCGCTAAAGTTAAATCTAGAAGCATCTGGTATGTCGTTTAGTAAATATAAAGACAAAATACGTGAGCAGCTAATGGTTAGCCAACTACAACAACAAGCTATTGCTCAACAAGTATATGTCTCTCCAGAAGAGATTCAAAAATACATAAAGAAACATCAAAAAGAATTTGATAGACAAATGTCTCCAATTAAAACTTATAGTCTTAAAAATCTAATCATAGCTTTACCAGAATCAAAAAAAGCGAAAAAAGATAAACTTGATTTGCTAAAAAAACTAGCGATGGCCGTTAATAATGGTGATATTAGCTTTTCTGATGTTGTAGAACAATTCTCAGAAGCTCCCAATGCAAGCATAGGAGGAATAGTTAGTCATCCTCTTAAATTTGATGCTATACCGAGTATTTATAAGACAAGGGTGAAAAAGCTTAAGCAAAATCAAGTATCTAAGCCTTTTATAGTAAATAACACTATACAAATGGTTTATATCGATAAAATAGATGTTCAAGCTCCTTTATTAGGTAAAGAAATCACTAAATACTACGTCTACGGTATAGTTATAAAAGCAGTTGGAAGCATGACTGAGAATGGTGCAAAAAGTTCTCTTGATAGAGCATTTGTTGCTCTATCAAGCGGTGAGGATTTCACTAAAGTAGCAGAAAAATTCAACCAAGATTATGATCATGCAGATGGTAAATTCGGTTGGGTGTCAACTTTAGATAGCCCCCCTTCTCTACCACCTGCTGCTTTCGCAAAACTACAGACTCTCAAAGAAGATGAGTTTTCCGATGTTTTTCAAGCTGATTCAAAAACTTGGATGATTATAAAATATACAAAAACAAAAAAATATAATGCTGCAGAAGAGTTAAAAGAACAAAAAGCTTTAGAAGCTATTTTTTCAGAAAAAGCTCAGCAAATATATAAAACCTGGCTAACTTCTATGAAAGATGACGCTTACATAGAAATCCTAGAAAGTGATCTTCAAACTCCAGAGTTGTATTAA
- the aroQ gene encoding type II 3-dehydroquinate dehydratase — translation MDILVINGPNLNLLGTREPHVYGNKTLEDINFELSNIAKEHKLTLEFFQSNHEGNIVDKIQQTSVKFIIINPAAYTHTSVAIRDAFLATGKPFIEIHLSNIYNREKFRSKSLLSDIAYGGIFGLGTNGYTLAVIEAINYINTKGEKDGFIKSNR, via the coding sequence ATGGATATACTAGTAATTAATGGTCCAAACCTTAATCTACTGGGGACTAGAGAACCTCATGTATATGGCAATAAAACACTTGAAGATATAAATTTTGAGCTTTCTAATATAGCTAAAGAACATAAATTAACTTTAGAATTTTTTCAAAGCAATCATGAAGGTAATATTGTCGATAAAATACAACAAACGTCTGTTAAATTTATTATCATAAACCCCGCTGCGTATACACATACTAGTGTAGCAATAAGGGATGCCTTTTTAGCTACAGGTAAGCCTTTTATTGAAATACATTTGTCTAATATATATAATAGGGAAAAGTTTAGGTCTAAGTCACTTCTCTCTGACATTGCTTATGGAGGCATATTTGGTCTTGGTACGAATGGCTACACCTTAGCTGTAATAGAAGCTATAAATTATATAAATACTAAAGGAGAAAAAGATGGATTTATTAAAAGCAATAGATAA
- the argS gene encoding arginine--tRNA ligase: MNIEVYLSKIFAKAFQKLNYGESFAKVVVSTREGIGHFQCNGAMPLAKFAKKPPFVIAQEIIECIEQKDIFSKIEIAKPGFINITLCPNFLSKVVNDFFKTNSFGVESNPNPKKIVLDFGGPNVAKPMHVGHIRSALLGDALQRLYRFCGDEVISDVHLGDWGTQMGMLIEEIKLRSPELTYFDKEYTKEYPKKSPVTVAELAQIYPQASKRCKSDMSEMEKARQATFELQQGRRGYVALWKHFVRISIEAVKKDFQELDINFDLWLGESDANKYVGEMVEYLKSKDFMYEDEGAWVIDTGKQDTPPLIIVKSDGGIMYGTTDLATLWQRNKDFDPDKVVYVVDKRQSLHFKQVFSVAQKTNIVNTKCQLEHIAFGTVNGKDGKPFKTREGGVMHLSDLISQAKICARQRMPEENDEEVINQVAMATIKFGDLVNNYSNDYIFDLEKFAQYEGKTGPYLLYTAVRAKSIIRKVFGDEYNLQDLVKDYNVSAATNEYEEKLQLQLIQFPMAITRAYDTSQPHIICEFAYSLANIFNKFYANCPITNITDQEIQDARLALCVAMVKAMSIALGVLGISIPERM, translated from the coding sequence ATGAATATAGAAGTTTATCTATCAAAAATATTCGCAAAAGCTTTTCAAAAGTTAAATTATGGGGAAAGTTTTGCCAAAGTTGTTGTCTCAACTCGTGAGGGAATAGGACATTTTCAATGCAATGGAGCTATGCCTTTAGCTAAATTTGCAAAAAAGCCACCATTTGTAATTGCTCAAGAGATTATTGAATGTATAGAACAAAAGGATATTTTTAGCAAAATTGAAATAGCAAAGCCAGGCTTTATAAATATCACGCTTTGTCCAAACTTTTTGTCTAAGGTTGTAAATGATTTTTTTAAAACAAATAGCTTTGGGGTAGAGAGTAATCCTAATCCCAAAAAAATAGTTCTAGACTTTGGTGGACCAAACGTTGCAAAACCTATGCACGTTGGGCATATAAGGTCAGCTTTATTAGGAGATGCTTTACAAAGGCTTTACCGTTTTTGTGGTGATGAAGTTATTTCTGATGTGCATTTGGGAGATTGGGGTACTCAAATGGGTATGCTTATAGAAGAAATAAAGTTACGCTCTCCGGAGCTAACTTATTTTGATAAAGAATATACTAAAGAGTATCCTAAAAAATCACCTGTAACAGTCGCTGAGTTAGCACAAATATATCCACAAGCCTCAAAAAGATGTAAGTCTGACATGAGTGAAATGGAAAAAGCAAGGCAAGCTACTTTTGAACTACAGCAAGGTAGAAGAGGTTATGTTGCCTTATGGAAACATTTTGTAAGGATTTCTATAGAGGCTGTTAAGAAGGATTTTCAAGAGCTTGATATAAATTTTGATCTCTGGTTGGGTGAGAGTGATGCTAATAAGTATGTGGGTGAAATGGTAGAGTACCTAAAATCTAAAGATTTTATGTATGAAGACGAAGGTGCTTGGGTGATAGACACAGGCAAACAAGATACGCCACCACTTATTATTGTAAAAAGTGATGGTGGTATTATGTATGGTACTACAGATTTGGCAACATTATGGCAGCGTAATAAAGATTTTGACCCTGATAAGGTAGTTTATGTTGTAGATAAAAGACAGTCTCTGCACTTTAAACAAGTATTTAGCGTAGCTCAAAAGACCAATATAGTTAACACTAAGTGTCAGCTAGAGCATATTGCTTTTGGTACGGTAAATGGAAAAGATGGCAAACCTTTTAAAACCAGAGAAGGTGGCGTAATGCATTTATCCGACTTAATATCACAAGCCAAAATATGTGCTAGGCAAAGGATGCCGGAAGAAAATGATGAAGAGGTTATAAATCAAGTAGCTATGGCAACAATTAAGTTTGGTGATTTAGTGAATAATTATTCAAACGATTATATATTTGATTTAGAAAAGTTCGCACAATACGAAGGTAAAACTGGACCTTATCTTTTATACACAGCTGTTAGAGCAAAATCCATAATTAGAAAAGTATTCGGTGATGAGTATAATTTACAAGATTTGGTTAAAGACTATAATGTTTCTGCTGCTACTAATGAATATGAGGAGAAGCTTCAGCTTCAACTTATACAGTTTCCAATGGCTATAACTAGAGCTTATGATACTTCCCAACCTCACATTATTTGTGAGTTTGCATATTCTTTGGCAAATATTTTTAATAAATTTTATGCTAATTGTCCTATTACTAATATCACGGATCAGGAAATACAAGATGCACGACTAGCACTTTGTGTAGCTATGGTTAAAGCGATGAGTATAGCATTAGGTGTGCTAGGTATATCGATACCAGAAAGGATGTAG
- the epmA gene encoding EF-P lysine aminoacylase EpmA gives MSITNIRKRAEYLEKTREYFKDINVLEVDTPLAYNYGVTDPFIDVFSIDTVLGKRYLQSSPEYAMKRLLAAGSGSIYQICKAFRDEPACGSLHNFEFTMIEWYRVGVDYLQLMKEMESLFLKLKPSLKFRYLSYQQAFEKYYGFNPHSVNLEQLLDYVDKYVGKIQGLDNPSVADCLDILFSYKIEKNLNEAGTVYFIFNYTVEQSALAKKVIDDNDQLVAARFEVFYNGIELANGYYELIDKQEQLKRFQADLETRNQQGKAILDIDKNLLDCLNKIPQCSGVALGFDRLLMSFENIKNIKDLSIF, from the coding sequence ATGAGTATAACTAACATTAGAAAGAGAGCAGAATATTTAGAAAAAACCCGAGAATATTTTAAAGACATAAACGTTTTAGAGGTAGACACTCCATTAGCTTATAACTATGGTGTCACAGACCCATTTATAGATGTATTTTCAATTGATACTGTATTAGGTAAAAGATATCTACAAAGCTCTCCTGAATACGCGATGAAAAGACTTCTGGCTGCTGGTAGTGGCAGTATATATCAAATATGTAAAGCATTTCGTGATGAACCGGCTTGTGGTAGTTTACATAACTTTGAATTTACAATGATAGAGTGGTATAGGGTAGGGGTAGATTACCTTCAGCTTATGAAGGAAATGGAATCCTTGTTTTTAAAACTTAAGCCTAGTCTTAAATTTCGTTATTTAAGTTACCAACAAGCATTCGAGAAGTATTATGGTTTTAACCCACATTCAGTAAATCTAGAACAATTACTAGACTATGTAGATAAGTATGTTGGTAAAATTCAAGGTTTAGATAATCCAAGTGTAGCAGACTGTTTAGATATATTATTTAGTTACAAGATTGAAAAAAACCTTAATGAAGCAGGTACAGTATATTTTATCTTTAATTATACTGTTGAACAGTCAGCTTTGGCTAAAAAAGTTATAGATGATAATGATCAGCTAGTAGCTGCAAGGTTTGAGGTTTTTTATAATGGTATAGAGCTTGCTAATGGTTACTATGAGCTTATTGATAAACAAGAGCAGTTAAAGCGTTTTCAAGCAGATTTAGAAACTCGTAATCAACAGGGTAAGGCAATTCTAGATATAGATAAAAACCTACTTGATTGTCTTAATAAAATTCCTCAATGCTCTGGAGTTGCACTAGGTTTTGATAGGCTACTTATGAGTTTTGAAAATATCAAAAATATAAAAGATTTATCTATCTTTTAG
- a CDS encoding symmetrical bis(5'-nucleosyl)-tetraphosphatase, with protein sequence MATYVIGDVQGCYDELQLLLEKIKFNKNTDKLIFAGDIINKGPKSLETINFIMSLKERAQLILGNHEILFLAISYNFLSSNNKHTFDEILNASNLKEIQEWLCNQKFLIKLDNYYITHAGIPHIWSPKKALKRANEVEFILKNETTRKLLLANLFNEEIAKWNKELEGIERWLCILNYFTRMRAIKKNGELDLKFSSTIENIPNGFEPWFKFKHKKFSTDKILIFGHWAALKGVTGNKNIIALDTGCVFGGKLTCYCTKNKKIISINAIKSYRNI encoded by the coding sequence ATGGCTACTTATGTAATCGGAGACGTACAAGGCTGCTATGACGAGCTACAATTGCTGTTAGAAAAAATAAAGTTTAATAAAAATACCGATAAGCTTATTTTTGCTGGTGACATTATAAATAAAGGTCCAAAATCACTTGAAACAATAAATTTTATTATGTCACTTAAAGAGAGAGCTCAGCTTATCCTAGGAAATCATGAAATACTATTTTTAGCTATCAGCTATAATTTTTTATCCTCAAATAACAAGCATACTTTTGATGAAATTTTAAACGCTTCTAATCTTAAAGAAATCCAAGAATGGCTTTGTAATCAAAAATTTCTAATAAAGCTTGATAATTATTATATAACACATGCGGGTATTCCACATATATGGTCACCTAAAAAAGCTCTAAAGAGAGCTAATGAAGTTGAATTTATCTTAAAAAATGAAACTACAAGAAAATTACTACTAGCTAATCTCTTTAACGAAGAAATTGCAAAGTGGAATAAAGAGCTAGAAGGAATAGAAAGATGGCTGTGTATACTTAACTACTTTACTAGGATGAGAGCTATAAAGAAAAATGGCGAACTAGACCTAAAATTTAGCTCAACTATCGAAAATATTCCAAATGGGTTTGAACCATGGTTTAAATTTAAACATAAAAAGTTTAGCACAGACAAAATTTTAATTTTTGGTCACTGGGCTGCACTTAAAGGTGTGACTGGTAACAAAAATATAATAGCCCTAGATACAGGATGTGTATTTGGTGGTAAACTAACTTGCTACTGTACCAAAAATAAAAAAATCATTAGCATTAATGCAATTAAAAGTTATAGGAATATTTAA
- a CDS encoding LPS-assembly protein LptD, with product MLKGIHKYLWVSFGTVFITASGHAARIMNENPIKEDWSCKIVDNEWKCDRVKQPANVFDEKLKPEEKQKALSDDLGWVPQAKTFVGGYYNNDSAFTKSLCESKKTELSYEDAEYDTDGTLIASGNVEVLQCDQEMYSDDAIVSFNTDKNSIQSIVMTGDVIARQPSTGIVIRTKELAANTNDGTYSAGETYFRMAREVPNTLMYNKEHFSGHLRGYAKTFEKEDQDNLIMEDAYLTSGDPTDNAWKITGKNINIDTGKEMAYVKDGFFKIKDIPVMYIPYFSYPISNKRKSGFLTPNFVNSQLSGYGVAIPYYFNLAPNYDLLLETVFWLKRGLMENGTFRYMTDIFQGQFEGSIVPYDFQTHTMRGAFTFSNSGDFGNGITTRLKYDYVSDKDYYDDFSVGNINLVTKTLLDREFDLNYSNENITAGLTALYYGVVNPEMNLANIPYAKLPEIKFNATADGYTPDSVSLSIETLNTYFYKSAYPINPSQSLTNIGTNVNAFRGYESPKITGNFSETWGYLTPSLEVPIRYYQLNNKPTDTIKFSKNNVTSILPIFNIDSGLYFDREYTTKEGAYTQTLQPRLFYTYIPYQNQTDIPLFDTSLQNEQYMQMFQVNRFTGHDRINNANQLTYALESTTINQEDGSTLASAKIGQMMYFADRMVTLCQGNSTCNNPEMTDVFAKETFSPIMSSFEYQIMKNIYLSAQINYRIQQQNVDYQVYQLSYKDEGENIFNVSYNNIANNWNSLTQDQINNGVKPTPQETVTLSTIINLNDSWAIAGLWNYNFQQNQLADAFVGLQYNDKSWAVRALWQKSAYTNSDPNDPQKLGNLVNSYMLEFELKGLGSVGSSSNIASRLSQINGYEPGEWGGAKS from the coding sequence ATGTTAAAGGGTATTCATAAATATCTGTGGGTTAGCTTTGGCACTGTATTTATTACAGCGTCTGGCCATGCTGCGAGAATTATGAACGAAAACCCTATAAAAGAGGACTGGAGCTGTAAAATTGTAGACAATGAATGGAAATGTGACCGAGTTAAACAGCCAGCGAACGTCTTTGATGAAAAATTAAAACCAGAAGAAAAACAAAAAGCCCTGTCAGATGACTTAGGGTGGGTCCCACAAGCGAAAACTTTTGTTGGTGGCTACTATAATAATGACAGTGCTTTTACCAAGTCTTTATGTGAATCTAAAAAAACAGAACTTAGTTATGAAGATGCTGAGTATGATACAGATGGGACACTTATAGCTTCTGGAAACGTAGAAGTATTACAGTGTGACCAAGAAATGTATAGTGATGATGCTATAGTTAGTTTTAACACTGATAAAAACTCTATCCAATCAATCGTAATGACTGGTGATGTGATTGCTAGACAACCATCTACTGGTATAGTTATCCGCACAAAAGAGCTTGCTGCTAACACCAATGATGGCACTTATAGTGCTGGTGAAACATACTTTAGAATGGCTAGAGAAGTGCCAAATACGCTTATGTATAATAAAGAACACTTTAGTGGACACTTAAGAGGTTATGCAAAAACTTTTGAAAAAGAAGACCAAGATAACTTAATAATGGAAGATGCTTATCTGACTTCTGGTGATCCTACTGATAACGCTTGGAAGATAACCGGAAAAAATATTAATATTGATACTGGTAAAGAAATGGCTTATGTTAAAGATGGCTTCTTTAAAATTAAAGATATACCGGTTATGTACATCCCTTATTTTTCATATCCTATAAGTAACAAAAGAAAATCTGGTTTCTTAACTCCAAACTTCGTTAATAGTCAACTTTCTGGATACGGGGTTGCAATACCATATTATTTCAACTTAGCACCAAATTATGATTTATTGCTTGAGACAGTTTTTTGGTTAAAACGTGGTCTGATGGAAAATGGTACCTTCAGATACATGACTGATATTTTTCAGGGGCAATTTGAAGGCTCAATAGTACCTTACGATTTCCAAACTCATACGATGAGAGGAGCTTTTACTTTCTCAAATAGTGGTGATTTTGGTAATGGTATCACTACAAGACTAAAGTATGACTACGTCAGTGATAAAGATTACTATGATGATTTCTCTGTAGGTAATATTAACCTAGTTACAAAAACCCTTTTAGATAGAGAATTTGACCTAAACTATAGCAATGAGAATATAACCGCAGGATTAACCGCATTATACTATGGTGTAGTTAATCCAGAGATGAACCTTGCAAACATACCTTATGCTAAACTACCAGAAATAAAGTTCAATGCCACAGCTGATGGTTATACTCCTGACTCTGTAAGCCTAAGTATTGAAACATTAAATACTTATTTCTATAAATCAGCATACCCAATAAACCCTAGCCAAAGCCTAACAAATATAGGAACAAACGTAAACGCTTTTAGAGGATATGAATCACCTAAAATCACTGGTAATTTTTCAGAAACTTGGGGATATTTAACTCCTTCTTTAGAAGTGCCTATACGTTATTACCAGCTAAATAATAAACCAACAGATACTATAAAATTTAGTAAAAATAACGTTACAAGTATCCTACCTATTTTTAACATTGATTCTGGATTATACTTTGATCGCGAATACACAACAAAAGAAGGTGCTTACACACAAACTTTACAACCTAGACTATTTTATACCTATATTCCTTATCAAAACCAAACTGATATACCTTTATTTGACACCAGTTTACAAAACGAGCAATATATGCAGATGTTCCAGGTAAATAGGTTTACAGGGCACGACAGAATAAACAACGCCAATCAGCTTACATACGCTCTAGAGTCAACAACGATTAACCAAGAAGACGGCTCTACTCTAGCATCAGCTAAGATTGGTCAGATGATGTACTTTGCTGATAGAATGGTTACGCTTTGTCAAGGTAATTCAACATGTAATAACCCAGAAATGACAGATGTATTTGCAAAAGAAACATTTTCTCCTATTATGTCGTCATTTGAGTACCAGATAATGAAAAATATTTACTTATCTGCTCAGATTAATTACCGCATTCAACAGCAAAATGTTGATTACCAAGTGTATCAACTTTCTTACAAAGATGAGGGTGAGAATATCTTTAATGTTTCATACAACAACATTGCTAACAACTGGAACTCTCTAACTCAAGACCAAATTAACAACGGTGTAAAACCAACACCGCAAGAAACTGTAACCCTTTCAACCATAATCAACCTAAATGATAGCTGGGCAATAGCAGGGTTGTGGAACTACAATTTCCAGCAAAACCAGTTAGCAGATGCATTTGTTGGTCTGCAATACAACGATAAATCTTGGGCTGTTAGAGCACTATGGCAAAAAAGTGCATATACAAACTCTGATCCAAATGATCCTCAAAAATTAGGAAATTTAGTTAACTCCTATATGCTTGAGTTTGAGCTAAAAGGCCTAGGAAGCGTTGGTAGTAGCAGCAATATTGCTTCTCGTTTAAGTCAAATAAATGGCTATGAACCAGGTGAATGGGGAGGCGCAAAATCATGA
- the accC gene encoding acetyl-CoA carboxylase biotin carboxylase subunit, translating to MIKKVLIANRGEIALRILRACRELGIKTVAVYSTADANLMHVKLADEAVCIGPPAPNLSYLNIQSIITAAEITNADAIHPGYGFLSENAKFAKAVEESGFIFIGPRPESIEIMGDKVEAIKYMKKANVPCVPGSGGPLGSDDKKNLEIAEKIGYPVIIKAAGGGGGRGMSIVRKKEDLISAISLTKSEARIAFNNDMVYMEKFLENPRHIEIQVFGDGQGNAIHLFERDCSTQRRHQKVIEEAPAIGLTDKQRKQIGEQCVKACKILKYRGAGTFEFLYENEEFYFIEMNTRIQVEHPVTESITSTDLIKEQIKVANGQGLSWKQEDITIVGHAIECRINAEDPERMIPSPGMINVYHPPGGPRVRVDSHIYSGYAVPPNYDSMIAKVIVRAHNRETALQKMRAALEEMVINGIKTNIPLHQEILSNEAFVKGGTNIHFLEKMLENKKNSK from the coding sequence ATGATTAAAAAAGTACTAATCGCCAATAGAGGTGAGATAGCGCTTAGGATTCTAAGAGCTTGTAGAGAATTAGGAATTAAAACTGTAGCTGTTTACTCTACTGCTGATGCTAACCTTATGCATGTTAAGCTAGCTGATGAAGCCGTATGTATTGGACCGCCAGCACCTAATCTTAGTTATTTGAATATTCAAAGTATAATCACAGCCGCTGAAATTACTAATGCTGACGCCATACACCCTGGTTACGGGTTTTTATCAGAGAACGCTAAATTTGCTAAAGCTGTTGAAGAAAGTGGTTTCATTTTTATAGGTCCTCGTCCAGAAAGTATAGAGATTATGGGTGATAAGGTTGAAGCTATCAAATACATGAAAAAAGCTAATGTACCTTGTGTACCTGGGTCAGGTGGACCTCTAGGTAGCGATGACAAGAAAAACTTAGAAATTGCTGAAAAAATTGGCTACCCAGTGATTATTAAAGCTGCTGGTGGTGGTGGCGGTCGTGGCATGAGTATCGTTAGAAAAAAAGAAGATTTAATAAGTGCTATTTCTTTAACTAAGAGTGAAGCAAGAATCGCTTTTAATAACGATATGGTTTATATGGAAAAATTCTTAGAAAACCCTCGTCATATCGAGATACAAGTTTTCGGAGATGGTCAAGGTAACGCTATACACTTATTTGAAAGAGACTGCTCAACACAAAGAAGACACCAGAAAGTTATTGAAGAAGCTCCTGCAATTGGACTTACCGACAAACAAAGAAAACAAATTGGTGAGCAATGTGTAAAAGCTTGTAAAATACTTAAATATCGTGGTGCTGGAACGTTTGAGTTCTTATATGAAAACGAAGAATTCTATTTCATCGAAATGAATACTAGAATCCAAGTTGAACATCCGGTTACAGAATCTATCACATCTACGGACCTTATCAAAGAGCAAATAAAAGTTGCTAATGGTCAAGGTTTAAGCTGGAAACAAGAAGATATCACTATTGTTGGGCATGCTATAGAGTGTAGAATTAATGCAGAAGACCCTGAAAGAATGATCCCTTCACCAGGAATGATAAATGTTTATCACCCACCAGGTGGTCCAAGGGTACGCGTAGATTCTCATATTTACTCAGGATATGCTGTACCACCAAATTATGACTCTATGATAGCAAAAGTTATTGTACGTGCGCATAATAGAGAAACTGCTCTACAAAAAATGCGTGCAGCTCTTGAAGAAATGGTTATTAATGGTATTAAAACCAATATCCCTTTACATCAAGAGATACTAAGCAATGAAGCTTTTGTTAAAGGTGGAACAAATATTCATTTCTTAGAAAAAATGTTGGAAAACAAGAAAAATTCTAAATAG
- the rsmA gene encoding 16S rRNA (adenine(1518)-N(6)/adenine(1519)-N(6))-dimethyltransferase RsmA: protein MQYKIKAKKFLGQNFLQDENIIQKIVQLANINKNDTVLEIGPGLGALTRHLLTKSNNVNVVEFDGTIIESLLDNCKAYGEPTVFNEDFLKFDTDKLTTSNNKIKLIGNLPYNISTPILFKVITLGDKVVDAHFMLQKEMVDRIISLPNTKVYGRLSVILQYHFTCSCILKIPPEVFYPKPKVDSAIIRLKPKVDKPYLKNQGFFEKLVKLSFAQRRKTLHNNLKEILKQRNINSNCLPIDTSLRAENLSVNDFVNLANFLS from the coding sequence ATGCAATATAAAATTAAAGCAAAAAAATTTTTGGGACAAAATTTCTTACAAGATGAAAATATTATCCAAAAGATAGTTCAACTAGCTAACATAAATAAAAATGATACTGTATTAGAAATAGGACCAGGTTTAGGAGCATTAACCCGTCATTTACTTACTAAGTCGAATAATGTTAATGTAGTTGAATTTGATGGTACAATCATAGAGTCACTACTGGATAACTGTAAAGCTTATGGCGAACCTACAGTTTTTAATGAAGACTTTCTTAAATTTGATACTGATAAACTAACTACGTCAAATAACAAAATAAAGCTCATTGGCAATTTACCTTATAACATTTCTACTCCAATATTATTTAAAGTAATAACCTTGGGTGACAAAGTTGTTGATGCTCACTTTATGCTCCAGAAAGAAATGGTTGATAGAATAATATCCCTGCCAAACACTAAAGTTTACGGAAGACTTTCTGTTATTTTACAATATCATTTCACCTGTAGTTGTATCCTTAAAATTCCACCAGAAGTTTTCTACCCCAAACCAAAAGTTGATTCAGCAATAATTAGATTAAAGCCCAAAGTCGATAAACCATACTTAAAAAATCAAGGTTTTTTTGAAAAACTTGTAAAGCTAAGCTTTGCACAACGTCGAAAAACTCTGCATAATAATCTTAAGGAAATTTTAAAACAACGAAACATTAACTCTAACTGTTTGCCTATTGATACAAGTCTTAGAGCAGAAAACCTAAGTGTTAATGATTTTGTTAATTTGGCAAACTTCTTAAGCTAG
- the accB gene encoding acetyl-CoA carboxylase biotin carboxyl carrier protein, translated as MDLLKAIDKVAEILNSSDIKEIKIKDGGSSIFMTKNNTATTSVVSAPVASSITPVASSTSAASLTSVSSTHTAATISASEEVLNGEEIKSPMVGTFYSSPSPDAAAYVKEGQEVKKGDVLCIIEAMKIMNKIEAEKSGKIIKILAKDGDPVQYDQPLFIIE; from the coding sequence ATGGATTTATTAAAAGCAATAGATAAAGTAGCTGAAATTCTTAATTCTAGCGACATTAAAGAAATAAAAATCAAAGATGGCGGATCTAGTATTTTTATGACAAAGAATAATACAGCTACCACAAGTGTAGTTTCTGCACCTGTTGCAAGTAGTATAACTCCTGTTGCATCATCAACCTCAGCAGCTAGCTTAACTTCAGTGTCTTCTACTCACACAGCAGCTACTATATCTGCTAGTGAAGAAGTATTAAATGGTGAAGAAATTAAATCTCCTATGGTCGGGACTTTCTATAGCTCACCTTCTCCAGATGCAGCTGCATATGTTAAAGAAGGTCAAGAAGTTAAAAAAGGTGATGTTTTATGTATTATCGAAGCGATGAAAATAATGAATAAAATTGAAGCTGAAAAATCTGGAAAAATAATTAAAATCCTTGCTAAAGATGGCGATCCAGTTCAATACGATCAACCCCTATTTATAATTGAGTAA